In Solanum pennellii chromosome 7, SPENNV200, the following are encoded in one genomic region:
- the LOC107026378 gene encoding putative BPI/LBP family protein At1g04970, with protein MAGSVSFFVFLSLLLFSSICCESNGEGYISLDISNKGLDFMKEFLVQMAETSLVPLDLPKIEKSKHIPIIGTVHMVLSNISIDNIHVISSTVKAGDTGIVISVSGAYANMTMNWEYSYSNWWLPVPITDNGKASIQVEGMDVGISFNLTNVQGSLVLFPLDCGCSVKDIFIKLDGGASWLYQGLIDAFEGRLSSAVENAISKKLREGIVKLDSSLQSLPKEIPIRNIAALNVTFVGDPQFRDSSLVLSINGLISAKEAYTVPPYYHLFASLEHLLASIPLKDPESMVTISLHEKVLASASAVYYDANKMHWIVDKVPEQSLLNTAGWRFIIPQLYRRYPNADMNLNVSIYSPPHLIIKEHQIDLTVHADVIINVLNSGEVTPVACFSTAVSGSASPWISNNNLGGSIGLDELSLSLKWSKIGNLHVNLVRALISTALRTVILPYINLKLSRGYQLPTFHGYMLQNANILCSDSWIKISSDVASVNQLFIS; from the exons ATGGCAGGCTCAGTTTCCTTCTTCGTTTTTCTATCTTTACTCCTTTTTTCAAGTATCTGTTGTGAATCCAATGGAGAAGGGTACATATCATTGGATATATCAAATAAAGGTCTTGATTTTATGAAGGAATTTCTAGTACAAATGGCGGAAACTTCATTAGTTCCACTTGACCTACCTAAAATTGAGAAATCAAAGCATATTCCTATTATTGGTACAGTTCATATGGTTCTTTCGAATATCAGTATTGATAATATTCATGTGATTTCTTCGACTGTGAAAGCGGGTGATACGGGTATTGTTATTAGTGTTTCTGGTGCTTATGCGAATATGACCATGAATTGGGAATATTCATATTCGAATTGGTGGCTTCCTGTTCCTATTACAGATAATGGAAAAGCTTCTATTCAG GTTGAAGGTATGGATGTTGGAATTTCTTTCAATCTGACGAATGTCCAAGGATCTCTTGTGCTATTTCCCCTGGACTGTGGATGTTCAGTGAAAGATATATTTATAAAGTTGGATGGTGGAGCATCCTGGCTATATCAAGG GTTAATTGACGCTTTTGAAGGTAGATTATCTTCTGCCGTAGAAAACGCCATTTCAAAGAAATTGAGAGAAGGAATTGTGAAGCTTGATTCTTCATTGCAGTCCCTACCCAAGGAAATTCCAATAAGAAACATTGCTGCTTTAAATGTTACCTTTGTTGGTGACCCACAATTTAGAGACTCGTCTCTTGTTCTTTCAATTAATGGGTTAATTAGTGCCAAGGAAGCATACACAGTACCTCCTTACTATCACTTATTTGCGTCTCTAGAACACTTATTAGCGTCAATTCCTTTGAAGGATCCGGAAAGCATGGTTACTATTTCCTTGCATGAAAAAGTTTTAGCGTCTGCATCAGCTGTTTACTATGAT GCCAATAAAATGCACTGGATTGTTGACAAAGTACCCGAACAGTCCTTGTTAAACACAGCTGGATGGAGGTTCATTATCCCACAACTTTACAGGCGATATCCAAATGCTGACATGAATCTGAATGTTTCCATTTATTCTCCACCCCATCTGATAATTAAAGAACATCAGATTGATCTGACGGTTCATGCAGATGTCATTATTAATGTTTTGAATTCAGGTGAAGTGACACCAGTAGCATGCTTTTCAACG GCAGTCAGTGGCTCAGCTTCTCCATGGATTTCCAACAATAATCTGGGAGGAAGTATTGGATTAGATGAACTCTCTTTATCTTTGAAATGGAGTAAAATTGGCAATTTGCATGTGAATCTAGTCCGG GCACTGATTTCAACTGCACTGAGGACTGTGATCCTGccatacataaatttaaaacttagtAGAGGATATCAGCTGCCCACATTTCACGGCTACATGCTTCAAAATGCTAATATCTTGTGCAGTGACTCGTGGATTAAGATTTCCAGTGACGTTGCGTCTGTCAATCAATTATTTATAAGTTAG